From the genome of Abyssicoccus albus, one region includes:
- the rpoD gene encoding RNA polymerase sigma factor RpoD: MTKKDELVTIKAQTIDPTLTVEQVRQQLIEQGKKNGQLSHEEIADKLSNFQMDADQMDEFFDEINAQEIQLINEKDSNDSDDKLDLNDLSAPPGVKINDPVRMYLKEIGRVDLLTAQEEIELAKRIEQGDKMAKDRLAEANLRLVVSIAKRYVGRGMLFLDLIQEGNMGLIKAVEKFDFNKGFKFSTYATWWIRQAITRAIADQARTIRIPVHMVETINKLIRVQRQLLQDLGREPLPEEIGEEMDIPADKVREILKIAQEPVSLETPIGEEDDSHLGDFIEDQEAQSPAEHAAYELLKEQLEDVLDTLTDREENVLRLRFGLDDGRTRTLEEVGKVFGVTRERIRQIEAKALRKLRHPSRSKKLKDFMD, encoded by the coding sequence ATGACTAAAAAAGACGAGCTAGTAACAATTAAAGCCCAAACGATTGATCCGACATTGACTGTTGAACAAGTAAGACAACAGTTAATTGAACAAGGGAAGAAAAATGGTCAATTAAGCCATGAGGAAATTGCTGATAAATTATCCAATTTCCAAATGGACGCTGATCAAATGGATGAGTTTTTTGATGAAATTAATGCGCAAGAAATTCAACTCATTAACGAGAAAGATTCTAACGATTCAGATGATAAATTAGACTTAAATGATTTAAGTGCACCACCTGGTGTGAAGATTAATGACCCGGTGAGAATGTATTTAAAAGAAATTGGGCGAGTCGATTTATTAACTGCGCAAGAAGAAATTGAACTTGCGAAACGAATCGAACAAGGAGATAAGATGGCTAAAGACCGTCTTGCTGAAGCCAACTTAAGATTAGTTGTAAGTATTGCTAAGCGTTATGTAGGCCGTGGTATGCTATTCCTAGATTTAATACAAGAAGGGAACATGGGTCTAATTAAAGCGGTAGAAAAGTTTGATTTCAATAAAGGATTCAAGTTTTCAACGTATGCGACTTGGTGGATTCGTCAAGCAATTACTCGTGCAATTGCAGACCAAGCGAGAACAATTCGTATCCCAGTTCATATGGTGGAGACGATCAATAAATTGATTCGTGTTCAACGCCAATTGTTGCAAGACTTAGGTCGTGAACCTTTACCAGAAGAAATTGGTGAAGAAATGGATATCCCAGCTGATAAAGTGCGTGAGATTTTAAAGATTGCCCAAGAACCGGTCTCTTTAGAAACGCCAATTGGTGAAGAAGATGATTCGCATTTAGGAGACTTTATTGAAGACCAAGAGGCTCAATCACCAGCTGAACACGCAGCATATGAGTTGTTAAAAGAACAGCTAGAAGACGTGTTGGATACATTAACCGATAGAGAAGAGAACGTTTTAAGATTAAGATTTGGTTTAGACGATGGGCGTACAAGAACTTTAGAAGAAGTTGGGAAAGTTTTTGGTGTGACACGTGAACGTATTCGACAAATTGAAGCAAAAGCGTTAAGAAAGTTACGCCACCCAAGCAGAAGTAAAAAGTTAAAAGATTTTATGGATTAA
- a CDS encoding pyruvate, water dikinase regulatory protein yields MIEIMVLSDSVGETAESVIDACTAQFNIDEESLTLTRIPYIKSTDQLNVLYDIEDVQNTIIVYTFVVPEIKSHVVRIADELGIVAIDLMNPLLDVLSTKLGQSPKKKPGLVHRLDEEYFKKIDAIEFAVKYDDGRDVTGLDKADIVLIGISRTSKTPLSQYLAHKSYKVMNVPLVPEVDPPEELFNIDPNKCIALKIDSVKLNEIRKERLKQLGLDDHVSYARSERIEEELEHFHCVVERLQCEVIDVSHRAIEETANLIIKIIRKKRGAHENTRG; encoded by the coding sequence ATGATTGAAATCATGGTCTTATCAGATTCAGTTGGCGAAACGGCTGAATCCGTCATTGATGCGTGTACTGCACAATTTAATATTGATGAAGAGTCTTTAACATTGACGCGAATTCCATACATTAAATCCACCGACCAATTAAATGTACTATATGATATTGAAGATGTGCAAAATACAATTATTGTGTATACGTTTGTTGTGCCGGAGATTAAATCACACGTTGTAAGGATTGCGGATGAATTAGGGATTGTTGCGATTGATTTAATGAATCCATTATTGGATGTTCTATCGACGAAACTTGGTCAATCTCCGAAGAAAAAACCTGGTTTAGTGCATCGACTGGATGAAGAGTATTTCAAAAAAATTGATGCGATTGAATTCGCTGTCAAATATGATGATGGTCGAGATGTGACGGGACTCGATAAGGCGGATATCGTATTGATTGGTATTTCAAGAACGAGTAAAACACCATTAAGTCAATATTTAGCACACAAAAGTTATAAAGTAATGAACGTACCGCTTGTGCCAGAAGTGGATCCTCCTGAAGAACTATTTAATATAGATCCTAATAAATGTATCGCATTGAAGATAGATTCTGTTAAATTAAATGAAATTAGGAAAGAACGATTAAAACAGCTTGGTCTTGATGACCATGTATCCTATGCACGGAGTGAAAGAATTGAAGAAGAACTTGAACATTTTCACTGTGTTGTGGAACGTCTTCAATGTGAAGTGATTGATGTAAGTCATAGAGCGATTGAAGAGACTGCAAATTTAATTATTAAAATAATTCGTAAGAAGCGTGGTGCGCATGAGAATACCAGAGGATAG
- the dnaG gene encoding DNA primase, whose product MRIPEDRIEEIKSKVNIVDVVSQYVKLEKRGNNYVGLCPFHDEKTPSFSVNEQKQLCHCFGCKNGGSIFSFIQKIEGIDFPEAVMKIAKEYNIELPDNITSNTPDISTEEIQMIKLHEVVRDHLHFILMNTKEAEPALEYLYSRGFTDEMLSELKIGVTINHPSYVTTFIKEETDFEQELAYLAGVISKNEETNQYYDYFRNRIIFPLNNHKGQPVGFSGRTYSNEEPKYLNSKETPLFQKRKMLYNLHGARKAIRDQDEVIVAEGFMDVIKINKATQNVVATMGTALTKDHINALKRLTNHITLLYDGDRAGIEASYKSSELIMSEQLNPYIIRLKDGLDPDEFIESKGVEAFNSFIKHHKTHYLIQKVNDYEQEIHDNDVQFERIYNEITSEIPMIKSSVLREKVIKHVSSVFQIDVQTITQSLPVFHQSNNEQEYYNVPVEQSVEHELNRYLKQNPYARSELMLLKYLTNHLNIFEQVREHIDEDHFKEYATKDIYNDLNRQYDNHKQFDLSETLTQLQHIDDNYSQERKSLTKSDVLLLMDQMNIPDEPSLQEVEEYIDNIVYKRILEEKYKSLQLKLSHLDNSEIELVSEYVQKMIDIQKQLKE is encoded by the coding sequence ATGAGAATACCAGAGGATAGAATAGAAGAAATCAAAAGTAAAGTGAATATCGTTGACGTCGTGAGTCAATATGTAAAACTTGAAAAAAGAGGGAATAATTATGTAGGGTTGTGCCCATTTCATGACGAAAAAACACCATCATTTTCGGTTAATGAGCAGAAACAACTTTGTCATTGTTTTGGGTGTAAAAATGGGGGAAGCATCTTTAGTTTTATTCAAAAAATTGAAGGTATTGACTTTCCTGAAGCCGTCATGAAAATTGCGAAAGAATATAACATTGAGTTACCTGACAATATTACCTCGAATACACCTGACATATCGACTGAAGAAATTCAGATGATTAAACTCCATGAAGTGGTCAGAGATCATTTACACTTTATTTTAATGAATACGAAAGAAGCTGAACCTGCTCTTGAATATTTATATTCACGCGGTTTTACTGATGAAATGTTGTCGGAATTAAAGATCGGTGTAACCATTAATCATCCGTCTTATGTGACGACATTTATTAAAGAGGAGACTGACTTTGAACAAGAGTTGGCATATCTTGCTGGTGTCATTAGTAAAAACGAAGAGACGAATCAATACTATGATTATTTCAGAAATCGAATCATATTTCCGTTGAATAATCATAAAGGCCAACCAGTTGGTTTCTCAGGGAGGACATACTCTAATGAAGAACCTAAGTACTTAAACAGTAAAGAAACACCACTGTTTCAAAAACGCAAAATGCTTTATAATTTACATGGCGCACGAAAAGCAATACGTGATCAAGATGAAGTGATTGTGGCAGAAGGCTTTATGGATGTCATTAAAATTAATAAAGCAACTCAAAATGTTGTTGCCACAATGGGAACTGCATTAACAAAAGACCATATTAATGCATTAAAGCGATTAACGAATCATATTACATTGTTATATGATGGAGACCGTGCAGGAATTGAAGCATCTTATAAAAGTTCCGAGCTCATCATGAGTGAACAATTAAATCCATATATTATTCGATTGAAAGATGGATTAGACCCAGATGAATTTATTGAATCTAAAGGTGTAGAGGCATTTAATTCATTTATTAAGCATCATAAAACACATTATCTTATTCAAAAAGTGAATGATTATGAACAGGAAATTCATGATAATGATGTTCAGTTCGAGAGAATTTACAATGAAATCACAAGTGAAATTCCGATGATTAAAAGTAGTGTATTACGGGAAAAAGTAATAAAACATGTATCCTCTGTATTTCAGATTGATGTTCAGACCATTACGCAATCATTACCTGTGTTTCACCAATCTAATAATGAACAAGAATATTATAATGTCCCTGTAGAGCAATCTGTAGAACATGAGTTAAATCGTTATTTAAAACAGAATCCTTATGCTAGAAGTGAATTGATGTTATTGAAATATTTGACGAATCATTTAAATATATTTGAGCAGGTGAGAGAACACATTGATGAGGACCACTTTAAAGAATATGCGACAAAAGATATCTATAATGATTTGAATCGTCAATATGACAATCATAAGCAGTTTGATTTATCTGAAACGTTAACTCAACTACAACATATCGATGACAATTATTCACAAGAACGAAAATCATTAACCAAGTCAGATGTATTGCTATTGATGGATCAAATGAATATTCCTGATGAGCCATCATTACAAGAAGTTGAAGAATATATTGATAACATTGTTTATAAACGTATTCTTGAAGAGAAATATAAATCACTTCAATTAAAGTTGAGTCACCTGGATAATTCTGAAATTGAATTAGTGAGTGAATATGTTCAAAAGATGATTGATATTCAGAAACAGTTAAAAGAGTAA
- the lqo gene encoding L-lactate dehydrogenase (quinone): MNNKESKTVVVIGAGVLSTTFSSMLKELEPNWKIKLYERLDRPGIESSNERHNAGTGHAALCELNYTVRQPDGSIDIEKAKEINEQFEISKQFWSYLVKSNNISNPKEFIKPLPHISFVRGKNNVQFLKDRYHAMKDAPMFDNIEYTEDIEEMRKWIPLMMQGHSASDIMAASKIDEGTDVNFGELTRKMAKSIEEHPNANVQYNHEVIDFNHRKDGKWEVKVRQRNSADVQTELADYVFIGAGGGAIPLLQKTGIPESKNLGGFPITGQFLTCTNPSVIEKHDAKVYGKEPPGTPPMTVPHLDTRYIDGERTLLFGPFASIGPKFLKNGSNLDLFKSVKPYNIMTLLASAAKNLPLIKYSFDQILMTKEGCMNHLRTFYPEARDEDWQLYTAGKRVQVIKDTPEYGKGFIQFGTEVVNSEDHSVIALLGESPGASTSVSVALEVIEKNFPEYEEQWMPIIKKMIPSYGKSLIEDIELMRKTRQQTSKDLELNYYTSSK; the protein is encoded by the coding sequence ATGAATAATAAAGAGTCAAAAACAGTTGTTGTTATTGGCGCTGGTGTTTTAAGTACCACTTTTAGTTCTATGCTTAAAGAATTAGAACCAAATTGGAAAATAAAACTTTATGAGCGCTTAGACCGACCTGGTATTGAAAGCTCAAATGAGCGTCATAATGCAGGAACAGGTCACGCAGCTTTATGTGAATTAAATTATACTGTGAGACAACCTGATGGTTCGATTGATATTGAGAAAGCAAAAGAGATTAATGAGCAATTTGAAATCTCAAAACAATTCTGGAGCTATTTAGTAAAGAGTAACAATATCTCTAATCCAAAAGAGTTTATTAAACCATTACCTCACATCAGTTTCGTGCGAGGAAAAAATAACGTTCAATTCTTAAAAGACCGTTATCATGCTATGAAAGATGCCCCAATGTTTGATAACATTGAATATACCGAAGATATTGAAGAAATGAGAAAATGGATTCCATTAATGATGCAAGGGCATAGTGCTAGCGACATTATGGCGGCAAGTAAAATTGATGAAGGTACAGATGTCAATTTTGGAGAACTTACTCGTAAAATGGCTAAGAGTATTGAGGAACATCCAAATGCAAATGTTCAATACAATCATGAAGTCATTGACTTTAATCATCGTAAAGATGGCAAGTGGGAAGTTAAAGTACGTCAACGTAACAGCGCAGATGTTCAAACAGAGCTTGCAGATTACGTATTTATCGGTGCAGGCGGTGGCGCAATTCCACTATTACAAAAGACAGGCATTCCTGAAAGTAAAAATTTAGGTGGTTTCCCTATTACAGGACAATTTTTAACTTGTACAAACCCATCTGTAATTGAAAAACATGATGCTAAAGTATACGGTAAAGAACCACCAGGTACACCTCCTATGACGGTACCGCACTTGGATACGCGTTACATTGACGGAGAACGTACATTATTGTTCGGACCGTTTGCCAGCATAGGACCTAAGTTCTTGAAAAATGGTTCTAATTTAGATTTGTTCAAATCAGTTAAGCCTTACAATATTATGACATTATTAGCTTCAGCAGCTAAGAACTTACCATTAATCAAATATTCATTTGACCAAATTTTAATGACTAAAGAAGGTTGTATGAATCATTTACGTACATTCTATCCAGAAGCTCGTGATGAAGATTGGCAATTATACACTGCTGGTAAACGTGTTCAAGTCATTAAGGATACTCCAGAATACGGAAAAGGATTTATTCAATTCGGTACAGAAGTAGTTAACTCTGAAGATCATTCAGTTATCGCTTTATTAGGTGAATCTCCTGGGGCTTCAACTTCAGTATCTGTAGCGTTAGAAGTAATTGAAAAGAATTTCCCAGAATATGAAGAGCAATGGATGCCAATCATTAAAAAAATGATTCCATCTTATGGCAAATCATTAATTGAGGATATCGAACTGATGAGAAAAACACGTCAACAAACATCAAAAGACTTAGAATTAAATTATTATACGAGCAGTAAATAA
- a CDS encoding SE2200 family small protein, protein MNKILTILVVITVAFLGLKRYQAHVNKAPNIEY, encoded by the coding sequence ATGAATAAGATATTAACAATTTTAGTAGTTATTACTGTTGCCTTTTTGGGATTAAAACGTTATCAAGCTCATGTTAATAAGGCGCCTAATATCGAATATTAA
- a CDS encoding glycine--tRNA ligase has protein sequence MSNKMESIVNLAKTRGFVFPGSEIYGGLSNTWDYGPLGVELKNNIKQQWWKSFIQQSPYNVGLDAAILMNTKTWEASGHLGNFNDPMIDNKDSKVRYRADKLIEDYMQNVEGDENFIADGMSFDEMEKFIHEKGIVCPQSNTSNWTEVRQFNLMFKTFQGVTESSTNEIFLRPETAQGIFVNFKNVQRTMRKKVPFGIGQIGKSFRNEITPGNFIFRTREFEQMELEFFCKPGTEVDWQVYWKEFAHNWLKDLNLSDDNIRLRDHDADELSHYSNATTDIEYKFPFGWGELWGIASRTDYDLKKHMDHSNDDFMYHDQANNEKYIPYTIEPSLGADRVTLAFLCDAYDEETLEDDTTRTVLRFHPKLAPYKAAILPLSKKLSDDAIKVYEQLSSEFNVEFDESQSIGKRYRRQDEIGTPFCITFDFDSLEDQQVTVRDRDTMEQTRMPISELNDFLREKINQ, from the coding sequence ATGTCTAACAAAATGGAATCAATCGTAAACTTAGCGAAAACAAGAGGATTCGTCTTCCCAGGTAGTGAAATTTATGGTGGTTTATCAAATACATGGGACTATGGTCCACTGGGGGTTGAATTGAAAAACAACATTAAACAACAATGGTGGAAGTCATTTATTCAACAATCTCCATACAATGTTGGATTAGATGCGGCCATCTTAATGAATACGAAAACGTGGGAAGCTAGTGGTCATTTAGGTAATTTCAATGATCCTATGATCGATAATAAAGACTCTAAAGTTCGTTACCGCGCAGATAAATTGATTGAAGATTATATGCAAAACGTTGAAGGTGATGAAAACTTTATCGCAGATGGTATGAGCTTCGATGAAATGGAAAAATTTATCCATGAAAAAGGGATTGTATGTCCTCAAAGTAATACGAGCAATTGGACTGAAGTAAGACAATTCAACTTAATGTTCAAGACGTTCCAAGGTGTTACAGAATCATCTACGAATGAAATCTTCTTACGTCCTGAAACAGCACAAGGTATATTCGTCAACTTTAAAAATGTTCAACGTACAATGCGTAAAAAAGTACCATTTGGTATCGGGCAAATTGGTAAGTCATTCCGTAACGAAATCACACCTGGTAACTTTATTTTCAGAACACGTGAATTCGAACAAATGGAACTTGAATTCTTTTGCAAACCAGGAACAGAAGTTGATTGGCAAGTGTATTGGAAAGAATTTGCACACAATTGGTTGAAGGATTTGAACCTATCAGATGATAACATACGATTAAGAGACCATGATGCAGATGAATTATCACACTACTCTAATGCTACAACGGATATCGAATATAAATTCCCATTTGGTTGGGGTGAATTATGGGGCATCGCGAGTCGTACTGATTATGACTTGAAGAAGCATATGGATCATTCAAATGACGACTTCATGTACCATGACCAAGCAAATAATGAAAAATATATCCCATACACAATCGAACCATCACTCGGTGCTGACCGTGTAACACTTGCATTCTTATGTGATGCATATGATGAAGAAACGTTAGAAGATGACACGACAAGAACAGTGTTACGCTTCCATCCAAAATTAGCACCTTACAAAGCAGCCATCTTACCTTTATCTAAAAAGTTAAGTGATGATGCGATTAAAGTATATGAGCAATTATCAAGTGAATTTAACGTAGAATTTGATGAATCTCAGTCGATTGGTAAACGTTATAGAAGACAAGATGAAATCGGAACACCATTCTGTATTACATTTGACTTCGATTCATTAGAAGACCAACAAGTCACTGTACGTGACCGTGATACAATGGAACAAACACGTATGCCAATTAGCGAATTGAATGACTTTTTACGTGAGAAGATTAATCAATAA
- a CDS encoding tRNA (adenine(22)-N(1))-methyltransferase, with product MNIQQRLQRVLDYINGNTRIADIGSDHAKLLIKAHELGKLEFGIAGEVVNGPFNASVEAIQSAGLSHKVDVRLGDGLMVVNPSDEIDTVTICGMGQELIAHILHKQLDRLNSIQHVICQSNTFSYLIRDELVAQNFEIMDELIMRENGHTYEIIYAKRNHEEVPKLSEKERQFGPVLLKEKGEMFNLRYQNEIQHLERIVHQIDESKHRDKVVALTERINMIKEVIDDENQ from the coding sequence ATGAATATTCAACAACGATTACAACGAGTATTAGATTATATAAATGGTAACACAAGGATTGCAGATATAGGCAGTGATCATGCGAAGCTTTTGATTAAAGCACATGAATTAGGAAAGCTTGAGTTTGGTATTGCAGGAGAAGTGGTGAATGGTCCTTTCAATGCTTCAGTTGAAGCAATCCAAAGTGCAGGGTTAAGTCATAAAGTCGATGTTAGACTGGGTGATGGGTTAATGGTTGTGAATCCATCGGATGAAATTGATACGGTCACGATATGTGGAATGGGACAAGAACTAATTGCTCATATTTTGCATAAGCAACTTGATCGTTTAAACTCCATCCAACATGTTATATGTCAGAGTAACACATTTTCATATTTGATTCGTGATGAATTAGTCGCTCAAAACTTTGAAATTATGGATGAATTGATCATGCGTGAAAATGGACATACGTATGAAATTATTTATGCAAAACGTAATCATGAGGAAGTTCCAAAATTAAGTGAGAAAGAAAGACAATTTGGGCCTGTTCTGTTAAAAGAAAAGGGTGAAATGTTTAATTTAAGATATCAAAATGAAATTCAACATTTAGAACGAATTGTTCATCAAATTGATGAGTCAAAACATCGTGACAAGGTGGTTGCTTTGACAGAAAGAATAAATATGATTAAAGAGGTGATTGATGATGAAAATCAATAA
- a CDS encoding c-type cytochrome, whose translation MNRNPIIPFLLIMLLGVGLIFFMSSIGANQPEGGEGEEAGQEQAEGGGGEFDAASFAKDNCASCHGQDLSGGMGPALAGNSKDDAELKKIIREGKGSMPSFDESKIADKDLDALIKHFKEM comes from the coding sequence ATGAATCGTAATCCTATTATTCCATTCTTACTCATCATGTTATTAGGCGTAGGCTTAATTTTCTTCATGTCTTCAATTGGAGCAAACCAACCTGAAGGTGGAGAAGGTGAAGAAGCTGGACAAGAGCAAGCTGAAGGTGGCGGTGGAGAGTTCGACGCTGCTTCATTTGCTAAAGATAACTGTGCATCATGTCACGGTCAAGATTTATCAGGTGGTATGGGACCTGCATTAGCGGGGAACTCTAAAGATGATGCTGAACTTAAAAAAATCATCCGTGAAGGTAAAGGAAGCATGCCTTCATTTGATGAAAGTAAGATCGCTGATAAAGATCTAGATGCATTAATTAAACACTTTAAAGAAATGTAA